In Mixophyes fleayi isolate aMixFle1 chromosome 11, aMixFle1.hap1, whole genome shotgun sequence, one DNA window encodes the following:
- the APLP1 gene encoding amyloid beta precursor like protein 1 isoform X1, with the protein MKHTLLCVTGILLLGAQGLAAWRPQLALFCGRVPLHMDLMRGEWVSDPRGVPSCPGSSEEILQYCRQMYPELQITGVTEATQPVTVANWCQKQKPECKRRLHIVVPYLCLVNDFVSDALLVPDKCRFLHREQMDVCESYQHWHETARTACATEDLDLHSYGMLLPCRPDRFRGVEYVCCPVRTPHQAEPTKGHPVTELQPQDTEKGDDVEIEDDNIDIIDGGWEDTAEATPDQHPTIWDDYFVRGAYEDETTSSAPTLPPEVKVSRPTDGVDIYFESPRDGSEHANFLRAKMELEERRMKQINEVMKEWAEADNQAKNLPKSDRQALNEHFQSILQTLESQISAQRQRLVETHLGRVVAALNDNRRAALENYLASVQATPLDPERVLLALKRYIHAEQRDQRHTVRHYQHVSSAEPDRAETIQFQVLTHLRVIEERVNQSLSLLYRNPQLSPELRDQIETWLHTEWVGAGDLLSSTQKKLNEDSDYPEIRVPAQSSAETSQGEDSQQIERKGSAVWDMYSDLPPSERTITFPGQKDNGSVKQVHYQSEDIQRDELEPDTLVTFNRGALIGLLVLAVAVAMVIIISLLLIRRKPYGTISHGIIEVEASRSPEDKHLSKMQNQGYENPTYRYLEENN; encoded by the exons GGCCTTGCAGCATGGAGACCACAGTTGGCCCTTTTCTGCGGGCGAGTACCTCTGCACATGGATCTAATGAGAGGGGAGTGGGTGTCAGATCCTCGTGGAGTCCCCAGCTGCCCCGGGAGCAGCGAGGAAATCTTACAGTACTGCAGACAG ATGTATCCTGAGTTGCAGATCACGGGGGTGACGGAAGCCACTCAGCCGGTCACAGTGGCAAACTGGTGCCAGAAGCAAAAACCAGAGTGTAAACGGCGTCTGCATATCGTGGTGCCGTATCTTTGTCTGG TGAACGATTTTGTCAGTGACGCTCTTCTCGTGCCGGACAAATGCCGCTTCCTCCATCGCGAGCAGATGGATGTGTGTGAAAGTTATCAGCACTGGCACGAGACCGCCCGCACG GCCTGTGCTACCGAGGACCTGGATCTGCACAGCTACGGGATGCTGCTGCCCTGCCGTCCGGACAGATTCCGCGGGGTGGAGTACGTGTGCTGCCCCGTCCGTACGCCCCATCAGGCAGAACCCACCAAGGGTCACCCTGTCACTGAGCTACAGCCACAGGACACAGAGAAAGG AGACGATGTGGAGATTGAAGATGACAATATCGACATTATAGACGGTGGTTGGGAGGACACGGCAGAAGCTACCCCGGATCAGCACCCGACAATATGGGACGATTATTTTGTAAGAGGTGCCTATGAGGACGAAACCACCAGCAGTGCGCCCACCCTCCCGCCAGAGGTCAAAG TCTCCCGCCCCACCGACGGGGTAGATATCTATTTTGAGTCCCCGCGGGACGGATCGGAACACGCCAACTTCCTGCGCGCAAAAATGGAACTGGAGGAAAGGCGCATGAAACAGATCAACGAG GTGATGAAGGAATGGGCGGAAGCAGATAACCAAGCCAAAAATCTGCCCAAGTCTGACCGTCAAGCCCTTAACGAG CACTTCCAATCCATCCTGCAAACCCTGGAGAGTCAGATCTCCGCTCAGCGGCAGCGCCTGGTGGAGACGCACCTGGGTCGCGTGGTCGCAGCGCTCAATGATAACCGTAGGGCGGCGCTGGAGAACTACTTGGCAAGCGTGCAGGCCACACCCCTGGAT CCTGAACGGGTACTGCTGGCCCTGAAGAGATACATACACGCCGAGCAACGAGACCAGCGCCATACTGTGCGCCATTATCAGCACGTGAGCAGCGCAGAACCTGACAGAGCGGAGACCATCCAGTTCCAG GTTTTAACCCATCTTCGGGTCATCGAAGAACGAGTGAACCAGTCTCTGTCGCTTCTTTACCGAAACCCTCAGCTGTCTCCGGAGTTACGCGACCAGATCG AGACCTGGCTGCACACTGAGTGGGTGGGGGCCGGAGACCTTCTCAGCTCAACACAGAAGAAGCTAAACGAAGACAGCGACTATCCCGAGATTAGAGTGCCGGCCCAAAGCTCAGCCGAGACATCTCAAGGAGAGG ACTCCCAACAGATAGAAAGGAAAG GCTCAGCAGTCTGGGACATGTACTCAGATCTCCCCCCTAGCGAGAGAACGATTACTTTTCCAGGACAGAAG GATAACGGGTCAGTAAAGCAAGTCCACTACCAGTCAGAAGATATTCAGCGAGACGAACTG GAACCAGACACCCTCGTCACGTTTAACCGAGGAGCACTGATTGGTCTGTTGGTGCTGGCAGTTGCCGTGGCAATGGTTATAATTATCAGCCTCCTTCTCATCCGACGCAAGCCCTACGGAACCATCAGTCACGGCATCATAGAG GTGGAAGCGTCTAGGAGCCCAGAGGACAAGCACCTGAGCAAGATGCAGAATCAGGGCTATGAGAACCCAACCTACAGATATCTGGAAGAGAACAACTGA
- the APLP1 gene encoding amyloid beta precursor like protein 1 isoform X2 codes for MKHTLLCVTGILLLGAQGLAAWRPQLALFCGRVPLHMDLMRGEWVSDPRGVPSCPGSSEEILQYCRQMYPELQITGVTEATQPVTVANWCQKQKPECKRRLHIVVPYLCLVNDFVSDALLVPDKCRFLHREQMDVCESYQHWHETARTACATEDLDLHSYGMLLPCRPDRFRGVEYVCCPVRTPHQAEPTKGHPVTELQPQDTEKGDDVEIEDDNIDIIDGGWEDTAEATPDQHPTIWDDYFVRGAYEDETTSSAPTLPPEVKVSRPTDGVDIYFESPRDGSEHANFLRAKMELEERRMKQINEVMKEWAEADNQAKNLPKSDRQALNEHFQSILQTLESQISAQRQRLVETHLGRVVAALNDNRRAALENYLASVQATPLDPERVLLALKRYIHAEQRDQRHTVRHYQHVSSAEPDRAETIQFQVLTHLRVIEERVNQSLSLLYRNPQLSPELRDQIETWLHTEWVGAGDLLSSTQKKLNEDSDYPEIRVPAQSSAETSQGEGSAVWDMYSDLPPSERTITFPGQKDNGSVKQVHYQSEDIQRDELEPDTLVTFNRGALIGLLVLAVAVAMVIIISLLLIRRKPYGTISHGIIEVEASRSPEDKHLSKMQNQGYENPTYRYLEENN; via the exons GGCCTTGCAGCATGGAGACCACAGTTGGCCCTTTTCTGCGGGCGAGTACCTCTGCACATGGATCTAATGAGAGGGGAGTGGGTGTCAGATCCTCGTGGAGTCCCCAGCTGCCCCGGGAGCAGCGAGGAAATCTTACAGTACTGCAGACAG ATGTATCCTGAGTTGCAGATCACGGGGGTGACGGAAGCCACTCAGCCGGTCACAGTGGCAAACTGGTGCCAGAAGCAAAAACCAGAGTGTAAACGGCGTCTGCATATCGTGGTGCCGTATCTTTGTCTGG TGAACGATTTTGTCAGTGACGCTCTTCTCGTGCCGGACAAATGCCGCTTCCTCCATCGCGAGCAGATGGATGTGTGTGAAAGTTATCAGCACTGGCACGAGACCGCCCGCACG GCCTGTGCTACCGAGGACCTGGATCTGCACAGCTACGGGATGCTGCTGCCCTGCCGTCCGGACAGATTCCGCGGGGTGGAGTACGTGTGCTGCCCCGTCCGTACGCCCCATCAGGCAGAACCCACCAAGGGTCACCCTGTCACTGAGCTACAGCCACAGGACACAGAGAAAGG AGACGATGTGGAGATTGAAGATGACAATATCGACATTATAGACGGTGGTTGGGAGGACACGGCAGAAGCTACCCCGGATCAGCACCCGACAATATGGGACGATTATTTTGTAAGAGGTGCCTATGAGGACGAAACCACCAGCAGTGCGCCCACCCTCCCGCCAGAGGTCAAAG TCTCCCGCCCCACCGACGGGGTAGATATCTATTTTGAGTCCCCGCGGGACGGATCGGAACACGCCAACTTCCTGCGCGCAAAAATGGAACTGGAGGAAAGGCGCATGAAACAGATCAACGAG GTGATGAAGGAATGGGCGGAAGCAGATAACCAAGCCAAAAATCTGCCCAAGTCTGACCGTCAAGCCCTTAACGAG CACTTCCAATCCATCCTGCAAACCCTGGAGAGTCAGATCTCCGCTCAGCGGCAGCGCCTGGTGGAGACGCACCTGGGTCGCGTGGTCGCAGCGCTCAATGATAACCGTAGGGCGGCGCTGGAGAACTACTTGGCAAGCGTGCAGGCCACACCCCTGGAT CCTGAACGGGTACTGCTGGCCCTGAAGAGATACATACACGCCGAGCAACGAGACCAGCGCCATACTGTGCGCCATTATCAGCACGTGAGCAGCGCAGAACCTGACAGAGCGGAGACCATCCAGTTCCAG GTTTTAACCCATCTTCGGGTCATCGAAGAACGAGTGAACCAGTCTCTGTCGCTTCTTTACCGAAACCCTCAGCTGTCTCCGGAGTTACGCGACCAGATCG AGACCTGGCTGCACACTGAGTGGGTGGGGGCCGGAGACCTTCTCAGCTCAACACAGAAGAAGCTAAACGAAGACAGCGACTATCCCGAGATTAGAGTGCCGGCCCAAAGCTCAGCCGAGACATCTCAAGGAGAGG GCTCAGCAGTCTGGGACATGTACTCAGATCTCCCCCCTAGCGAGAGAACGATTACTTTTCCAGGACAGAAG GATAACGGGTCAGTAAAGCAAGTCCACTACCAGTCAGAAGATATTCAGCGAGACGAACTG GAACCAGACACCCTCGTCACGTTTAACCGAGGAGCACTGATTGGTCTGTTGGTGCTGGCAGTTGCCGTGGCAATGGTTATAATTATCAGCCTCCTTCTCATCCGACGCAAGCCCTACGGAACCATCAGTCACGGCATCATAGAG GTGGAAGCGTCTAGGAGCCCAGAGGACAAGCACCTGAGCAAGATGCAGAATCAGGGCTATGAGAACCCAACCTACAGATATCTGGAAGAGAACAACTGA